One Pseudobacteroides sp. genomic window, CAATCTCCGCAGTAGCCTAAGCAGGACTCAACAATTACCTTTGCATTTTCATTATTCTCCTGCAATTTGGTTATAACTTCCTCCACCCCGTGTACAAAATTGTTTTCACAGAATTTAACTTCTACCATTATACTTTACACTCCTTTACTTTTTTTATTGATTCCATCAAATCATCTATTGATATTCTTTCAATATCTATATTTTCCAACGATACTTCCTTTTCAATCGCTGTCTTTAGTGCAGGCGACTTTTTTGTATCTCCTATGACAATTGCACCAATAATCCTATCATTTTTGATAAATAATCTCTTGTAAAGGTTACTTTCTGCATCCTCCTCAGTAATGGTATAAACATCTTCGCCTTCATTAACATTCCCCATTGAGAAAAGCGATATATTAAATGCATTGAGGGTGGTTACAGGAACAATCTGCCGGTATTCTGTCTTCCTTCCTGCCATATTGTATCCCGCCGCTTTTCCCTGTTCTATAGCAATATTCCAAAGCCCTGTTACCTTCCCTTCAAGCTCTGCTGCATCTCCTGCGGCATAAATATTTTCGATATTGGTCCTCATTTCCCGGTCTACTATTACGCCTCTTTTCATATCAACAGGAGAGCTTCTCAGGAATTCAATATTAGGTCTGATCCCTGCCGAATAAATCACCATATCGCATTTTATTGTACCTTTGTTTTTTGCCGTACACTCAAATTGTTTATCACAGATGATACTCTCCACTTGAGTATCCAATAATACATCAATATTATAATTTTTCAGAATTTTCAAAAGAATTCGGGAGGCCTTCTGATCCAACTGATTTGGCATGAGCCTGTTAGATATCTCAGCAATAATTACCTTTTTGCCGTGCTGATGCAAAATCCATGCCGTTTCCAGCCCTTGAATCCCCCCTCCGATATTTAAAACAGAGCTTTTGCCCTCAATGCTTTGGTGAATATTCCACGCATCCTCCAACTGTCTAATTGTAAAGATGCCCGGATTATCTATTCCGGCAATAGGCGGCTTGAAGTTTCTTGCTCCGCTGGCTATAAGTAGCTTGTCATAACCCATTTTGCTTCCATCATTCAGAAGAATCTGATTATTGCTTGCATCAATTCCAGCCACGCCGACATTTAGATGTAGATACACACCATTAGCCTCATACCAATCCTTTTTCTGCAAAAGTAAAGCATCTTCCTCAAGTTTATCCAAAAGACTTTTTGAAAGTTTTATTCGATTATACGGGTAATACCTTTCATCCCCAAACATATGAATTTCCACATCGGAATTAATCTCTCTAATGGCTTTTGCTGCATTGATTGCAGTTATTCCATTGCCCGCAATAATAAATTTTTCTTTCATTTTATCACCCCATCACCCGTTTTGTATTATTTCATATATACAGCTTGTTGGATTCACAAGGATATTATTGCCCACCAAAACGTAATCTATGAAATAAATAGCACTTTTAATCTACTATACAGCAAGGTGATAAAAAAAACTGTGACCGATGTCATAATTTATAGCATATGATAATCATATAATCCTATGAGTGGGCAACAGCAAAGATACACTGGATTTCCAGGAGTTACTCTTAACCCTGGCTCTTCATATATTCTGCAATTCCCGAAGCAATAGATTTGGCTAGCTTTTGCCTATATGAATTTGTAGAAAGCAAACCTCGCTCTCTCGGATTGGTGATAAATCCTGTCTCAACCAGGACACCCGGTATAGTTGTATTTTTTAAAATATAATAATCCTCAGCCCGGGAATTATGAGCCATCCTCTTATTCCCCTCTATGACAAGGTTGTTTAAAGACCTTTGTATACTTTTTGCTAAAGCCTTAGATTTCAAACACTGCTCACTAAAATAGAATGCTGTGGAGCCATTAATTTCAGGGTTAAAATAACTATTTACATGGATGCTGACAAAAATATCTGCATTGCTATCGTTTATTCTATTTACCCGTGCATTGAGATCTCTTCTTTCAAGAGTGTCTCCAATTTTGCAATAATTGTACAATGATTCATCACTTTTTCTAGTCAGGTCCACATTAAAACCCTTATTCTGTAGAATGCTTTTAACTTTCTCCGATATATCAAGAGTAATATCCTTTTCATGCAAGTCTTTCCTTATACATCCACTATCAACCCCTCCATGACCTGGGTCAATAACAATCTTTTTGCTTTGAACAGCATGAGCTTCTGCTGAGGTAGATGCCCAAAAGAGCAAAGTAAATAAATTGATTATAATTATAAAAAAGTACTTTCTATTACTAATTTCAGACACTCCGATACACCTTTCTTTATTCTATACTAAAAATGATTAATATTTTATATTTTCTTATAGCATCTATAATATCTGTATTTTAGATTGAAAAATCCCTGGTACTTTCATCAATATTAGCAAATATAGCAAGACATACTTTTTGATGTACCACTAATAATAATAAAGGAGGTGATAATTTCAGATTATGAAAACTTACATGGATTTCAGCTCGAAAAGGTACTTGAGTGTAGTGTACATTTTATTATCAATAATGATAATGACCTCTTGCAGTTCAAGGGGTAGTTTAAAGACTCCTGGAAATCAGGCTCAACAAAGCCCTCCGGTAAAAGTCATAGAATTTCCCACAATAGAGCGGACTGTTAAAAATAATGTTTATTTGAATAATGAAAATGTGGGAAGCCTAAAAGAGTCTGAATTGATCTCAAAGATCATGAATTATGCTGCAACTGTTGACACTAAAGCTGCGGATGCCACTCTTGACAGTTCTACCTGGCAAATAAACCGAGGCAAGGTAGGTAAAAAGGTTAATGTAGACAAAACTATAGAAGCACTCTTTAATGCACAGGAAGGTGATAAGATTGACCTTGTAGTTGATGAGATTATGCCTTTAGTTACATCACAAAATTTAATGAAAAATATTGTAACAATAGGCAGTTATACAACTTCCATACTGGATAAAGATGCGTCGAGGGTAAATAATATAAAATTGGCATCCAGGAAAATAAACGGCTTTAAACTCTCACCTGGCGAGGAATTTTCCTTCAACACAATAGTAGGCAGGAGAACAGAAGAAAAGGGCTATGAAGATGCAACTATTATTGTAAGAAGGCAGGGTGTACCCAAGAAAGGTATAGGTGTTGGAGGCGGTATATGCCAGGTTTCCAGTACATTATTCAATGCCGCAGAAGCATGCAATCTTAATATAATTGAACGGCATAAGCATTCAAAGACTGTAGGCTATGTCCCTAAAGGAAAGGACGCCACTGTCAATTATGGTTCATATGATTTCAGGTTCAGCAATAGCCGCAGTTACCCTATCATGGTTAGAACATACTTAAGCAGTGAGACATTGACAGTAAAAATTATCGAAAACCGTAATTCATAATGAATTCCGGTTTTCTTGATGTCTAGTTAGGAAATTACGGTATTTTACATCAGTCTATGTGAACTCGAAACAATATGTAATGCATCTTCAAATCTGTGTGCCTTAGTATTGTGCAAAAATTGCTCCATATGAACCAATGAATATTTAATCTTTGCCTCATCACTGGCCAAACTTATTTCACCATCCCATATTTGGTTATGAAAGTCTCTGAACTTGGGTTTTATAATATCTACATCAACAGGTTTACCTTTTGCACCAAACAGCATAAAAATTGCAATATAGTGCATGTGTAATATTTGCCGTGCAAGGAAAAACCGAGCATGTCTGTAATCATCCACTGTCTCTCCGAAATAGCTTCTAAGATACTCCGCTTCTTCTTCATCACTATTTACCACAAAATTTGCAACAATAGCAATATCCGCATAACGATCGTTTAAAAAGGCTGCTTCCCAATCCACCAGCCAAACTTTCTCTCCATCAAATAGAATATTTTCCGGCTTGAGATCGTTATGGCATGAAACCAAATCTTGATCATTTCTGGGATAAACAGCAAAAATACGATTGTACTGCTTAAATAGCTCTTCTGTTATAATTTCCGGAAGCATTTTAGAATCCTGAAAATTTCTAAGAAAACCGTCAATGTTACTCTGATAATTCATAAGCTTATGGAAGGGCGGCAGTGAATGCATACGTCGAATCAGCTCAGGCAGCTTAGTTTTTGCCTCACTTATAGGAAACTGTCGATCTTCCACAAAGTCTGTGATTGAAATCCTATCTTCTATGCTCATGTACCATATAGGAGGAGCAATACCCGCTTCAGCGGCTGCCTTCATGTTGGCAAACTGGTTGGTTGGATCACCCATCTCATCAGTACGGGTAATGATACGAAGCAAATATGGTTTTCCCTTTACAACAATACGAAAAACCAGAGCGGAAGAAAGCCCGGAAGTCATTATACTTATATCTTCAAATTCACTTACTTCGAATGCTGCTCGCAAAGCATTTTTAACGGCATCTAGCTTTTTTTCTGGAATCATATTATCTCCTTTTCTATGCAATATTTTTAGTATAGTATCTTACTGTGTCTTTCTTATAAACCAATTTTTACGGCAACTTTTTTAGGCATAAATACAGCATACAAAAAAACAGCGGCAACTATCAACGAGGTCTTTAAAACCACGTAGTGTTTTATTATTGTGTCCAGTACTCTATATAATATATTCAGCTTTTGGCTCAGCTGATGCAAAGCCA contains:
- a CDS encoding VanW family protein, with translation MKTYMDFSSKRYLSVVYILLSIMIMTSCSSRGSLKTPGNQAQQSPPVKVIEFPTIERTVKNNVYLNNENVGSLKESELISKIMNYAATVDTKAADATLDSSTWQINRGKVGKKVNVDKTIEALFNAQEGDKIDLVVDEIMPLVTSQNLMKNIVTIGSYTTSILDKDASRVNNIKLASRKINGFKLSPGEEFSFNTIVGRRTEEKGYEDATIIVRRQGVPKKGIGVGGGICQVSSTLFNAAEACNLNIIERHKHSKTVGYVPKGKDATVNYGSYDFRFSNSRSYPIMVRTYLSSETLTVKIIENRNS
- a CDS encoding N-acetylmuramoyl-L-alanine amidase produces the protein MSEISNRKYFFIIIINLFTLLFWASTSAEAHAVQSKKIVIDPGHGGVDSGCIRKDLHEKDITLDISEKVKSILQNKGFNVDLTRKSDESLYNYCKIGDTLERRDLNARVNRINDSNADIFVSIHVNSYFNPEINGSTAFYFSEQCLKSKALAKSIQRSLNNLVIEGNKRMAHNSRAEDYYILKNTTIPGVLVETGFITNPRERGLLSTNSYRQKLAKSIASGIAEYMKSQG
- a CDS encoding DUF1450 domain-containing protein; its protein translation is MVEVKFCENNFVHGVEEVITKLQENNENAKVIVESCLGYCGDCAEGPYALVNDELVQADSADELYEAICEIIG
- a CDS encoding phosphotransferase, with protein sequence MIPEKKLDAVKNALRAAFEVSEFEDISIMTSGLSSALVFRIVVKGKPYLLRIITRTDEMGDPTNQFANMKAAAEAGIAPPIWYMSIEDRISITDFVEDRQFPISEAKTKLPELIRRMHSLPPFHKLMNYQSNIDGFLRNFQDSKMLPEIITEELFKQYNRIFAVYPRNDQDLVSCHNDLKPENILFDGEKVWLVDWEAAFLNDRYADIAIVANFVVNSDEEEAEYLRSYFGETVDDYRHARFFLARQILHMHYIAIFMLFGAKGKPVDVDIIKPKFRDFHNQIWDGEISLASDEAKIKYSLVHMEQFLHNTKAHRFEDALHIVSSSHRLM
- a CDS encoding NAD(P)/FAD-dependent oxidoreductase, translating into MKEKFIIAGNGITAINAAKAIREINSDVEIHMFGDERYYPYNRIKLSKSLLDKLEEDALLLQKKDWYEANGVYLHLNVGVAGIDASNNQILLNDGSKMGYDKLLIASGARNFKPPIAGIDNPGIFTIRQLEDAWNIHQSIEGKSSVLNIGGGIQGLETAWILHQHGKKVIIAEISNRLMPNQLDQKASRILLKILKNYNIDVLLDTQVESIICDKQFECTAKNKGTIKCDMVIYSAGIRPNIEFLRSSPVDMKRGVIVDREMRTNIENIYAAGDAAELEGKVTGLWNIAIEQGKAAGYNMAGRKTEYRQIVPVTTLNAFNISLFSMGNVNEGEDVYTITEEDAESNLYKRLFIKNDRIIGAIVIGDTKKSPALKTAIEKEVSLENIDIERISIDDLMESIKKVKECKV